Within the Cydia strobilella chromosome 25, ilCydStro3.1, whole genome shotgun sequence genome, the region GCGGGGGTCGTACTCGAGCAGTCCAACCGGTCGGGACCGAAGCGGACGACGGGGACGCTCCCGACGTTTCCGGCGTCGGTTCCGGCGCAGTCGGCGCGGGCGGAGATGATAAAACGGGTCGCGGAGATGACCCTTCAGAAGGCGCCGACGGTAGCGACGCGGCGGGGCTCGGGGCGGGGGACACCGGAGGACGCGGGGACACCGACAGGGGCGGGGATTCTTCAAACGACGCAGACGTAGACGGTACATCAGATTCAGACGCGCCCGATAGTGGCGAAGATAAGACCGGTTCAAACGCAGATTTCGGGACGGGAGGCTTCCTCGCTGCGGAAATCAATGCGCTCAACAtcggcgccgtcgccgccgcgTCGGGCGCTTGTTGCCCGGGCAACGGTCTGCGCGCGGCGGAGACGAGCGCGCTCAGTAGCGGCGCGGGCGGCTCCGGCGGCGGTGCggggggcgcggcggcgggggcgggggaggGGGGCGCCGCGTCGGGCGCTTGTTGCCCGGGCAACGGTCTGCGCGCGGCGGCGACGAGCGCGCTCAGTAGCGGCGCGGGCGGCTCCGGCGGCGGTGCggggggcgcggcggcgggggcgggggaggGGGGCGCCGCGTCGGGCGCTTGTTGCCCGGGCAACGGTCTGCGCGCGGCGGCGACGAGCGCGCTCAGTAGCGGCGCGGGCGGCTCCGGCGGCGGTGCggggggcgcggcggcgggggcgggggaggGGGGCGCCGCGTCGGGCGCTTGTTGCCCGGGCAACGGTCTGCGCGCGGCGGCGACGAGCGCGCTCAGTAGCGGCGCGGGCGGCTCCGGCGGCGGTGCGgggggcgcggcggcggagGGGGGCGCGGCGGGGGAGGGGCGCGCGGGGGGGTGCAGGCGGCGGGTGAGCTCCGCGAGCGGGGACTCCACGTCGGCGTCGCCGGAGAGGATGAAGGAGCCGTTGTCTAGACGCTGTAATAAAACATATTCATTACTAAATAGTAAATATTCGTCCTCTCGTTTGGGAAGCCTCGTCGGAGCTGTAAGGAGTGACACTAAGAACCGAAGGACGCGACTTAGAACACGGTTCGTATTGATGAGATTTTCAGAaagtatgtacgaaatatagTGTTTCCGTCGATCGCTTTTCGGTTAATGATAACAACGCAACAAAAAACTCGTCGATTAATACAACGAGTTCAAAACGCGTGTTATCGATATTGCTACAAAGTTCCTCCAAGGAGCCATATCACACCATTCTTGAACAAATCTTCGACTCTGAATATGGCATCACGTAGACATTTACACCTTGCTTGTCTTCTCTTTGGCGTTATAAATTGCAAGTCACCCGAGTAtctttattctaaaataaatttttcttCTTTTCATAAACGACACGCCACAAGATCTACTCGACGTTGTATTTTAGAAGTACATCCTCATAGGACGATTGCCTTTACCGGTTGTTTCCGTTTTCTTGCGACCAAATGCTGGAATGATATCCCCCCGCCTTTAAGACAACTTAAATCTAAAAAGACATTTAAAagtcactttaaaaaaatacttcttgaaAAACAAACCGCTGGGATTCCATTCGGCTATTTGGTTGCAGATTTCAGGATATAACATGGTGGGGCTGATGCCACACAACTAAAATGTCACACAACTTGGAGACTTACACACAGTACACTACACACGGGTCATTTACCTACTGTCTTAATATTTAATCAAGTAATTATCACACGACATGCAATAATCACACTTTACACAGTACATTTCATTCCGCTTACGTAAGCacattgtatatatattatctgttgtgacctgggtcccggcagaaaatcagtgctttgctccaaagagcgaagcgtatcactgagccgtgacccttttgtcctgctgcaacgcacacagtttgcacataattttacaccatttctgtttcatttttattaaggtattttcgttataattttatttctttgttagtgtaagtagtaattagtttttttttcttctgttgtgtttgtataaatattgtgtgtaattgcagctgtacaaataaatcttttatctatctatctatctatcaacggGACCGGACAAATCCCGATGAGGTCCACTTTCCCGTCTGGACTGcaacagatggcagtcgctttcgtaaaaattaggTACCGGGCCAATTATTGGAATTGCATTGCCGAGCAGACCTACCGGGCTTTCCGAGAGAGCCGTAGCAAAACGAGGAGAAATGTGCCGACGAGACATTTTGGAAGTGGTACATTATGCATTCTATCCGGCTAACCTGTGCTTGTATCGCGTGCAAGATTCCAGTTTGTAGGCAGTACAGCTGCAGTGCGGCGCCCCCGGACAGCAGCCGTGTACACGCAGCCGCGGACTCCACCGCCACCAGCATCTGACACAccatacaattatacaattaacaatattgaaatattttaagaaaTGTATGAACTATTACACTCAATGTAGACAAAACTGCGGTCATATTGCAAGAAAAGACGGTGGCGACCTCGAAAAGCTTTTTGTGACCGGCAAAGTGGAAGGGAAAAGGCCACAGGCCAGTCCACTACGTTGGTCTGACCAGATCCGCACCGCTCTTGACTCCACAGTCCAGatggctctccacaccgccaaagacagaagcggatggagaaagatcgtaagagagaaagtgatacaaaagggaggtcacgaccctcaatacttacgaatacgacgcaaggaggaggagACAAAACTGGTGATTAATTCATATGAATTAgattaaaatattgtattataatttatatttattattgcaattttttCAACCTCATTGCCGATCCCGATATAGCTATCCTCTTTTTTCGCATCTACCGGTTGGGCCGTACGCTCGTTTATCACCGCCGCTATATAACTCACCAGAGCGTATGTAAGCGGATAGTCGAAAAGCTTTTGGTAGAGTCTGTCTCGGAACAGCACGTTCGGGGCCGCCTTGGCATCCTTGCAGTCCTCTTCGGctgtctataaaaatatttaaattaaggatTGTTAGGAATATGATGATATAATGTTACCTATTCTCATAAgttaaaagttattaatttgGAAGGCAACAAAGTTGTTGCTTATCCCCAGTTAATATTGAGACTCGAGAAAGAGAAGGAGtgcaaagtttaattttaatgaaagaTAGATTCGGAAATTCTTGATAGTTGCAACGATTTCAAGGcttgacatgtaattttttttttcactaatgCAGCAGGTCCAATGCAGGTTGGGGACTACACAACGGGAAGTACAAATTGCCAAGGTGGGGACTATAGCCGAAACCCCCCCGTGGAAGCCTgtacccagcagtgggacgtacctagactgaattattattatttatcatataACTAGTCAAGGTAAGTGTACATACCGGCAGTTGCAGTCGGACCCTAGGCCTCAATGACCACATAGCAGCCACCGGCGGCGGCTTCTGTTGGTTGCTGACCACCAGGTGGCCCTTCAGCCTCCAGCCCTGGCCGGGGCCCGTGCACAGAACGTGCTTGAACTCCATCTTGCGctcttttattaaataagacGGGGAGAGCGGAAACAAATCCCAGTCAAGGATGTCTGAACCTAAAACAGAACATAATAATACTTCAAGGTCTCAATTGCATTTATGAGTTAAGGACGTTAAAAGGCTTATATGATAAGGGTAAAAGTTGAAATACGATTAACAATATGTTGTTGAAGAAGCAGTTTTAAAAGGTCTCAATTTGGCATAAAAGGTCCTTCATGTCATGAGCTAATCTACTTTTACTTTAGACCGACATTTTTCACGTTTCTGGCATTACCAAAAATTTCTCAGGTGTTACCAAGAAAATACGTTTTCTATTTAAttagacggacggatggacggacatGAAGAAACTATAACGAATCCGTTTTTTCTACGGTACCCtaataatatcaaataaatattttataaattaaactttCAGTAAAATAGAACCATTCActtacttttgtatgaaaaattctTATTATCCGTCGATGAGTACGTGTATTTTCTCGGTACCATTTCAAAAAGATTATGTACAGGCACCACCTGAAGCAAATTAACTTGTTCGGTGGTTTTCAAAACACCATCACTTGAACCACTAGTTTCTGCATCCACCTCCATTTTAACGCTGGTGTCGGAAGTACCTTCGATTGGGTTTTGTAAGTTTTGTTGCAGTATTTTAGTATTGGTAGAATCTTCAACCGGATTTGGCTGAGTCATACTAGTAGAACCATCAGGGGTAGGTTGCATGATTTGCAATACCGACCCACATAGCATGGCGTGGTTGGTAACAAACGCAGATTGTGGGCTCATAAGCATCGGTGTAGGCGCTGTATAAACGCAAGAAGGGTTCACTATAAATGGATTAGGTTGTGAACCAGTTATAAATTGGTTTAACGGTTCTTCTTGTTTTAGAATGATGCCTTGAAAACTTTGAGCGAGTAAAGTTCCGTCAATCGTTAGACTCGGCTGATTAACACTTGTTTGTGTCAAAGGTATTACGCCAGCCATGTTGGCCAATCCCCAGTTTGGTATCAAAATTTTTGGTGTTTCTATAATCTGCGTTGGTATATTTTGCATTGCAATATTTTGTGTAGATATACTTGGTGTTGTTGTATTTTTCGTTGATATATTTTGCATTGTTATATTCTGTGTTGAAATATTTGGTGTTGCCATATTTTGTGTCAGTATATTTTGCATTGCAATATTCTGTGTTGATGTATTTGGTGTCGCTATATTCTGTGATGTTATGTTTTGCGTTGATATATTTTGCATTGCTGTATTCTGAGGTAATATATTCCCTGTTGCTAATTCATCTACTGTAGTTACATTCTGAGTTTCTGGAGTTTGATTTTGCGGTCCTATATTCTGCGTTGCCATATTCTGAGTTAATATATTTTGCGCAGTTACATTCTGTGTCGATATATTTAGTATTGGTATATTCTGTGATGATATGTTTTGCGTTGCTATATTTTGTGTTGGTATATTTTGCGTTGACATATTCTGTGTTGACATATTTTGCATTGCTGTATTCGGAGTTAATATATTCCGTTGTGCTATCGCTGTTTCTACTTCATCTGCTGTAACTACATTCTGTGTTTCTGATGTTTGAATTTGTGTTGCTATATTGTGCGCAGCTATATTCTGTGTTGCCATATTTTCCGTTGCTATATTCTGCATTGATACATTTTGCATTGTCATATTTTGTGCCGGTATATTTTGCGTTAACATATTCTGTGTGGATATATTTTGCATCTTTAAATTCTGTGTTGATATATTTGGCATAGCTATATTTTGTGATGATATGTTCGGTGTTGGTATAATTCCCGTTGCTGTCGTTTTTGCTTCTAGTGTCTGAAGCACAGACGGGCACATGtttgtaaatacattttgaggccagttatttgttatattttgttGTAGACCGTGTGGCCAGTTTGTATTAGTCGCTTGTAACATTGGATTCGACATGAAACCTTGCATAGGAACATTTAAATTCTGTAATTGACTCTGAGAACTTTGATTTTGAAGTAAAGAGCCGTTTTGGGAATGCAGCAAGTTAAACTGAGTTGGAGGATATATGAAATAGTTTTGTTGTAATGCTGGGTCAATTACTGATGAATTCTGATAAGAAGGGTTGCCAACAAGCAATTTTTCCAATAAGGAAGATGGATCTGGGTCTTGTCTGTCTCTGTCTGGTTGTGTGTCTGGTTGGCTTAGAATTTGTGTCCATGGCGGCAGGACCGAAGGTCGGAACGTGTTCTGTAAAGGATTTAGACCAGAAGCTAGTAAAGTCGATGATGAGATCGCAGATTGATCGCTGTAGGTTGGATCGGGTCGCACTCGCTTCACCATGGCGGAACTCTGcagcaaataattatttattttacttttacttctAATAGCTCGCCAAGCAAGAACAAGTTGGCAGTCGAATTTGAGACAATGGTATTAGAAACAAGCAAATCTGTAAATTatatgtaaacctgtgttgtgtacaataaaatgattactattactacttctactacaagaatttaatttgtttcgttttcaaatctaatgaaatgaatattaaatttaattggagGTAATTTGTATTAGTATTAAGGCCGTGGCCACCGTGGGACGCTAGTTAAAGCCCCGAGAATTTATCTCAAACACACCAAATACAATAAATGAAGGCCTCACCTacacataaagttgcttatatTGCTGTTTTTATcagtatttatattgtttagaaTAATAAGAAAGTAGACTTACTTGCATAGGCAGCAGCGGCGCGACCTCCGCCGTCAGTATACCACGATTATTCCTTTTCACTTTCTCCATGTCCGGGAGTCGCACTCTCTTCCTTCCTTCCAGGGGGAACATACGGACGTTTCTGCCCTCCTCGTCCACTCTTCTCAAATACACCATACAGGGCTTGCATTGCCTTAACAGTGCTTTGTTTATCTCATAGAACGatctaggtatatttttttcatagagCAATCTAGCTTTATTTTTCTCATAATGTAATCTACTGTAAGAAGGTCGAGTAGCATTtgttatttctttctttttctcatAAAATAATCTGCTGTATGAAGTTTTATTAGATTTTTGGGTGTTTGATTGTCTATGGATTGGTAATGGTGGTTTGTCTATAGATCTTGGGTCATCTATTCTTCTTAATAGTATTACCGGGCACATAAGTAGCTTGGggtctaaaaaaataattacatttaaaaaaaagccactttaatacaaatacaaaattgaaataaattttaaattttaaaactgaaGTAGGAATAACTGATTAATattatgataaaatgtaaattgtACAGAAAAAAAACTCCTTACCAAAACCACTTGACTCTTCACTTGTGTCGCTAACGCTTGTGTCTTCATTTTGTGCTGATGGCACAACGcaatatttattaagtatttcgTCTTTCAATTGCTCTGCTACTTTGTCAAGGTTATTGCATACAATTGCATTGTTTACTATTTCACttttaatattaacattttcactacCTTCTTTGATGCGCcaaagtttttctatttgaTTATTCAAATCAGGAGAAGAACATTTAACGTATTTTTCGTCGCTATCACATATTTCGTCTATTTTTACAAGGCTATGTTCtgcaatatcattttttttatcttcaTCACTGATGTTTGAGATATTTTGGCAATCGTTCCAATTGCTTTCAACTTTCACTTCCTGGTGTAAAATGGAATTACTAATATTAGAGTTTTCATTCTTTTCATTCACAACTGTAGCCGTCTCTACCGTTTTATCAACGTTACCCATTTGAACGTCAATGATGTTTTTAACGTCTTCCTCGTCACTTACATAGACTATCGATGCATCTACATTATTTAAGTCTATATCTTGCATTACTTCTACAATGTTTTCCTTCGGACTCGGAGCATCGTCATCTATTTCTATTATTTCcggtttaatttttatatctatatttttaccaAAGCCTTTATATCTAGAGGTATTCTTGTTTTGGTTTATATTTCTACTACTTTTTCTTTGACTATTCTCTGAACCATTAAGTTCGTTATCAGCAGTAGTAACCGGAGTAATATTGGAAGTGCTGCCTGGTGCCTCATTGTGAGCACTTTTTTCGTCTTCCTCGTCGTTCAGTAAATTTTTTTCGTCATCCTCGTCGTCCAGTAAATCAATAATCTCTACACTTTTTTCCGCATCTACAGTACAGAAATAAAACTgcgttattttatttgaaaatatacaGATATCAGAAAAATATGTCTATATAGTTTACGAAAGtgcttgtttttaatttatctttaCATTACACTCAAGTAGTCAGCTGCGCAGATAACTGACCTTCCCCCACTTTGcatagaatttttttaattggtttgcgggcgggggggggggtcaaTTATTTCTGCAGATTACTGTACATAACGGCGTATGGATCATACCGGATGATACAAGAGACGTGGTCCATACAAAGCAGTTCAGAGATACCATATATGTACGCACCGTGTGTGCGCACCTTGACCGCCGCGTCCACACGAGGCGCGCCCGGCGCCGGCCCGCGCTCGCTCTGTGGACATGTAcatacactacacactacacagTTAAGGCTTCAAACACATTACATTTCACAAgtgctggcacgaatggaacgaatgagtgaatgaaaatatctatgTGTGTATGACATTAACCACTTGCTGGTGTGCTTGTATGtatagtttattaaaataaaactatatcttTATGGAAATAAATTGTAAGTAGACAGCAGGGCTATGATGGTCGACTTTATAAATGATCTAGCTGTATAAATGATGACTAAACTAACATATTATCCAGTTTTTATTGATTTGACGTTTCAATTTGGCATCAAACTAATAGTCTAGCTTGGTGACAAACatcaagtttctaggtcatctggaagtgaTTTAGGTTTTTGGTCCATAAGTCTAAATTAATCTAATGATTATCAATATTTATATGGTTTTTTCCATCGAATTATCAAATAATTTTCAATGTTCATATTTTTCCCTACATACACCTAATAGTCTACCTTGATgccaaatttcaagtttttaggTCATCTgaaagtaggttaggtttttgataaaaaaaaaaaaaaattttttcccctcactagctcggaaagccgtctattatcctttaaaacaagcggggaaaaacgcattttatccactagtggggaaagtaatttgaccttggatggagcgtgtttaagtagcttgacagataacaaaacgtaaaacgctcatgatagtggttcgttcgatattaattatcattaaataaatggtttgagaatctaataaaaaataccaaatttagctttatttaataattttaagtcataaaccttaaaattccataagaaacgttagattttttgtaatgatgttaaatataattctgaacgcacaagttgagtcgatgcaatttcaaaacgcatcgttgacatttcatacgtcagagcagaaatgtcaacattgtcaacaaaatttttactgttcttttcaccgactcacgtaaaaatcagaatttctagtgttttctgttataatatcgtaaaaaaattagtgattccagtgttgaagatgatctaacgcctgtggatgttgcactttcctcgctatagtgaggggaaaagttttgtgttacacacgggtgcaaatgtattttacttctcatgtgttgaaacactcgctacgctcaggattctattttagaaccactcgcttcgctcgtggttcaactatagaatcctttcccttgctcttgtttcaattccacactcgcgggtaaaatacaactttgcacccttgtacaacaaataactatttttaattttaactgtttatttttataaagaacaagaattacaacatTCCTAGCtccaatcttatatttttaagattatatgggcATCTATAACTCAGTGGGACAGTCGGTCAATATGCCGTCTTTAAACGTTAATTTATCAATAACTGTTTGACctatatttatgaaattttgtattctAGACAAGCAAATGGGtttgaataaatgtgccaaatttcatgtaTGTAGATTAAATAGGTTTGAAGTTGTGAAGGGGTCCAgagtagctcgaaatggttcgtgtaatattacacacggttgctgcgttgcaagtttatttttctttgatcttggctggacacgctatCGCGTGTCTAGATTTGGTAAATACTATAACTAACTGTTACTCTAGAATAGTGATAAAGTAGAGTTGTATAGTTACGGTAGGTTCGCCGACCCTCCCCGCGGCCACCAGCTCACGCCATGTCAACAACTCTCTGGAATTCACCACGTGAGGGTACCTAGCAtggaaattttaattattatggtagttataaactgaaatatatgtaaaacactgatttaaactttcacgatttttactcattattattcacaacgacgggacttaatcgcgtaaaataagttttaaattcacctccgacgttaagtcccgtcgttgtgaataataatgaaatatatgTATCTCACACACTAAAGACATGTCAAGACcacttaccttctttctaatgcaatTAAACAAAGTTTAGGTCATACTAAGCAACTTCTACTATAGGACCAGatacgaaatcacgaaaaaaaatttgccgtttcatacattttggctggtctgatgttgatattttcagttttttttttacatcggAAACTATTACAGGTTATTGAAATAACACCCTGTATGGTTgtgtaaatacttaaaaaaacaccaaaagaaacatttaatataaaataatgtgattagTTCCCTACTTGACAAGTGTTGTGTCACCTGTTCGCGACGGCCTCGTGTATCGGCACCAAGAGCGGGCGAGGGGTGCCCGGGACGTTGGGGGCACATACGCGTTGCCGCGTGTCCAGCTTCAGCTCGTACCAGCGCCGCTGCAGCGCCACCGCCGACAACACTACGCCACTGTTGGAAAAATAAGACAGGTTTTAAAAATTATCAATTGTATAATTTGTTCTGCGTAGTGCATGCATTACGAAAGtattaaattacacgtgaaactgATGGTAAAAATAATGTCACGAAATTaatttcacgccactaatttcgtaatgtaaatccggCTTAAGGGTTAAGTCTTAGAGCATACAGGAACTGGAGTAGCCTTTCAGTAACTTACCCTCTGTCACAACACAAACCTTGCACAATGTGCAAACAATCGTATGAAGACATTTACATGTGTGATAATTATGTTTGTGTGCGTCAAAATTACAATGTGTCAATTTAAATGTGCGTGTGTCTCTTCATGTTTCGACACAGATCTCTTTTGTAAGTGTAAGATATGTTGGAACTAATATAATTAGAACAATGAGGTTGGCATGTGCCTAATATATCTACATGGAGTTCGTATATATGTCCCAGTATAAACTCTGGTTATTAAGTCTTCTAGACAGATGTCACTTCTCTTGTAATCGTTTGCCTGTGCGGATGCACAATATATTTTGCTTTCTTTAATATGGTATTTCATTGAGTAGTCCACGGAATATCCAACAAGATAGACAGATTTCGTCAAACATTTTTGTACGCATAtacaacattttttattaagtcAATAACAATAACACGGGTAGGTatttatgtgcaaaaaaaaaaacaagatggAGCGTAGGTACATTTATAGAGAGCGCTTATTTCAACTTCGTTTTATTTACAACTGTTGtaactttattgttttaaaaatataaaaaaaaaattgaaaggtTTTCGCACAAGATAATACATTTTCCATCGCATGTCTTTACATctgtttatttttctaattatatgtacataccttTTGCATGTCTTGTATAAAGCTTCTCAGCACACTTGACtttattgtaacatttgtaattgtaagtaAATCTTGTAATATTTACCTAGCATAAATACCTAGGTCATAAATGTAGTACGCTCTCTTGTTAATATTCTCCAGATAAGGAAGGGCGGTACCTCCTGGCACACGCTTTTAAAGCTTAAAAGGAGGTTCCAACCACTAATTTTTAAGATGATGagattgttaaagaaaataaacatttttttttttttatttgatgtataacggggagtactccgaggaattgttcggattaatccctgccgcttttctccgccatcgccctacgcgacagcATTTTCCACCTTCACCACTTATTGTTAGATGGtcggcagtcctcaactgtgcgtttctccagacaCTTCCTGACctgcacagctaaactgtgggatgaactgtcgcctgccgTGTTTTCCGGactgatacgaccttcaagaaaagaccGTACCGCCATCCCACgtacaacccctctggtattgcgggtgtccatgggcgccggtatcgcttaccatcgggcgtctgctcgtttgcctcctatatcataaagaaACAGCGCACCTGAGTCCATGATCAGATCCTCCTTACTTACTTGTTGCAGTAGCAGTCCGCCGCGCGGCTCCACTGTTCAGGAGACTCGGCCCCGCCATGTTCCGGCTCCAGCTGGAACCGCTGCACCAGCTCGAAGGTGCGctccagggccgccagctgcGCGCGCTGATGGAAGCTTGCCTGTCGGCAGTTCATTATTTGGAGGGGTTTGAAGCTGCCTGTGGCATGTCATACAGTCCAAGACATAGATTAGAGAGACAACTTTACTACGATTACATTAGATCACGAAGAGGGTGTCCCGAGAGTAAAAACAGAGATATCTCGTCGGGGATGTGATGCCAGATGTAACACAAGACCGGAACAAATGAAAGAAGACAAGGGGAGGCCTTTACCTAGTCATGGGATTAGAGCAAATTGCCATTGGACTTGTAATAATAACGCAAAATTTTAACTCGAATTTTGTCAACGATCTGTCACAAAGAGTATAAAAGAATATTCCTACGGAGGTATTGGTGAAACTGAATGCAGTGACCACACTttactttataaaatataaacgttTGCGAGCTCAGGtttttattgaccgagcgttagcgaaggtctccacGTCAGCTGCGGATGTTCTTTGCAGGTCGTCGTGAAACTTTGTGAGCAAGTTTGATAGTTCGattacattttttacattttttagtcattaaatttattgggaaatgttcaaaatggcggaaattggcataaaggattTAAGCGCCAGTAGGGTCTATGGCGCTTAAGAtcattgtgagttcgctgtaataatgactcaacgaagtattttatatttttaagtttttttaagctTATGGCAAGACGGGTGAGGATGGTAAGCCCGGACGGAGATGGTGGACGACTGGACGCATTATCTCAACGATTGGCCGGAGGTTGCTCAAAACCGAGACAAATGGAAATGCTGCCTGAGCCCAGCAATGGGACACCATATAggcttataatagttataatattattattaagcttatcgcgaggtctacagctcacagagctagTAAAGTAAACGTGTTTGCAAATTGAACTAAGGTACTCACCACACTAAGAAGCGGCGTGTCGTACAGCATTAGCAGATCTACAACGGCCCACTCAAGAGTAGTCAATCGCTCATTAGTCGCTGGCACGTCGCCGCGCGCTAGATGTGCGCGCAGTTTACGCAGTGACATAGCTCGAAAAGTGCACCTGCGTAAGTAAGGACATCAcattatacaattaattttcTTCGTCTGCTCTTGTCTTCTTAGACGACTTATTTTCACTTTAgatcaaagacctatgtaactccgtaacatgaatagtctaaggaaaaaaattgcctcggaaatcatgaaaacttgattctcgcacagatgtcGCTACCGCTACCACGAATACCAACCTTTCTcggttagatggcgttgacggtttcgtttgttatttaacaattttaacgcatatcagtgaaagaacatggatcaaaatcatataaaaataattaatgcaaataaaaaaaatcatttatccatataggTAGGGAACGTAGGGCGCTGGCGATAAAAGCGATTATGATAGTACATAGgttcacttggccggttctttttCCCAAATTTAGTCCCTTAAACATGATGAACACTCACCACAAGCCATGAACATCCTCGTGTTTCATCCCCGCCTGCCTCGC harbors:
- the LOC134752584 gene encoding uncharacterized protein LOC134752584, whose translation is MDRSGGYASEVEKVLFPSELHLMRLVVCGLRAAARAASASRQTRGSLEAAACRVIARQAGMKHEDVHGLWCTFRAMSLRKLRAHLARGDVPATNERLTTLEWAVVDLLMLYDTPLLSVASFHQRAQLAALERTFELVQRFQLEPEHGGAESPEQWSRAADCYCNNGVVLSAVALQRRWYELKLDTRQRVCAPNVPGTPRPLLVPIHEAVANRYPHVVNSRELLTWRELVAAGRVGEPTSERGPAPGAPRVDAAVKVRTHDAEKSVEIIDLLDDEDDEKNLLNDEEDEKSAHNEAPGSTSNITPVTTADNELNGSENSQRKSSRNINQNKNTSRYKGFGKNIDIKIKPEIIEIDDDAPSPKENIVEVMQDIDLNNVDASIVYVSDEEDVKNIIDVQMGNVDKTVETATVVNEKNENSNISNSILHQEVKVESNWNDCQNISNISDEDKKNDIAEHSLVKIDEICDSDEKYVKCSSPDLNNQIEKLWRIKEGSENVNIKSEIVNNAIVCNNLDKVAEQLKDEILNKYCVVPSAQNEDTSVSDTSEESSGFDPKLLMCPVILLRRIDDPRSIDKPPLPIHRQSNTQKSNKTSYSRLFYEKKKEITNATRPSYSRLHYEKNKARLLYEKNIPRSFYEINKALLRQCKPCMVYLRRVDEEGRNVRMFPLEGRKRVRLPDMEKVKRNNRGILTAEVAPLLPMQSSAMVKRVRPDPTYSDQSAISSSTLLASGLNPLQNTFRPSVLPPWTQILSQPDTQPDRDRQDPDPSSLLEKLLVGNPSYQNSSVIDPALQQNYFIYPPTQFNLLHSQNGSLLQNQSSQSQLQNLNVPMQGFMSNPMLQATNTNWPHGLQQNITNNWPQNVFTNMCPSVLQTLEAKTTATGIIPTPNISSQNIAMPNISTQNLKMQNISTQNMLTQNIPAQNMTMQNVSMQNIATENMATQNIAAHNIATQIQTSETQNVVTADEVETAIAQRNILTPNTAMQNMSTQNMSTQNIPTQNIATQNISSQNIPILNISTQNVTAQNILTQNMATQNIGPQNQTPETQNVTTVDELATGNILPQNTAMQNISTQNITSQNIATPNTSTQNIAMQNILTQNMATPNISTQNITMQNISTKNTTTPSISTQNIAMQNIPTQIIETPKILIPNWGLANMAGVIPLTQTSVNQPSLTIDGTLLAQSFQGIILKQEEPLNQFITGSQPNPFIVNPSCVYTAPTPMLMSPQSAFVTNHAMLCGSVLQIMQPTPDGSTSMTQPNPVEDSTNTKILQQNLQNPIEGTSDTSVKMEVDAETSGSSDGVLKTTEQVNLLQVVPVHNLFEMVPRKYTYSSTDNKNFSYKSSDILDWDLFPLSPSYLIKERKMEFKHVLCTGPGQGWRLKGHLVVSNQQKPPPVAAMWSLRPRVRLQLPTAEEDCKDAKAAPNVLFRDRLYQKLFDYPLTYALMLVAVESAAACTRLLSGGAALQLYCLQTGILHAIQAQRLDNGSFILSGDADVESPLAELTRRLHPPARPSPAAPPSAAAPPAPPPEPPAPLLSALVAAARRPLPGQQAPDAAPPSPAPAAAPPAPPPEPPAPLLSALVAAARRPLPGQQAPDAAPPSPAPAAAPPAPPPEPPAPLLSALVAAARRPLPGQQAPDAAPPSPAPAAAPPAPPPEPPAPLLSALVSAARRPLPGQQAPDAAATAPMLSALISAARKPPVPKSAFEPVLSSPLSGASESDVPSTSASFEESPPLSVSPRPPVSPAPSPAASLPSAPSEGSSPRPVLSSPPAPTAPEPTPETSGASPSSASVPTGWTARVRPPRTEQKPSPARRPKLKSIKRGTPATASVASACRSRAEPKRARRRPKSKPPAPRKRVITVTALVASASSSLSSESTARTPPASDTRAEQKRARRRPRLKRVTTVTDLVTSAPSSVRAESTGRIPPASDAQAEPKPARRRPRLKSPAPRKQETCTKQENTQYDWDMLSEAEFVANYRLPKHRVQALASELGSLIQNHCITKILSCLRYLATDTARPLAGASQVIDALNHHTCINKYITFPLQAAARDRVTDRFKQLYKLPNVLGVVDGVQIALHDLSPAHEDVFLNRAGFHSLNVQLICDADLNILSVDNSQGGCVHDCAVWAAHPLHLQLQRLHKQGERVYLLGDSGYLQRVTLMTRFPTPSNPYETLYNFFHFRAWSSIKQCIHMLRRRWRRLTISLPENKARKIINACAVLHNMAQQCCAPVLLPDVRLKEQKRKDALLEEQQESAVASLVTAPDRERLLREWKKGVAARNLLVESIKSTIESGVTSR